Proteins co-encoded in one Neoarius graeffei isolate fNeoGra1 chromosome 11, fNeoGra1.pri, whole genome shotgun sequence genomic window:
- the pals1a gene encoding protein PALS1: MQNLSLVSLTSLAHTFPRELQVCTMTTSYMNGHVSESEDRAAGTIDASDSSGHWHREMAVDCPGELGARTLAVRRSAQLERIRQQQEDRRRREEEGRNRQELEVNSSMRLKKLAQNPKVGIDNPTFEPLEGPCMLLGQLHGFSGAPRLLDLEELLMSLKQVQHCLGDVQSQEDVELVLQLVQKPDFQKAFNIHNAVALHMNRPSPPFPLTDHAQSLVHEVQAMLHNSSQKESLDLSTLLNSPHMLALMLAHDRVAEQEMQPEPMGLLDGPCETLTQWGGETVKIVRIEKAKDIPLGATVRNDMDSVIISRIVKGGAAERSGLLHEGDEILEINGVEIRGKDVNEVFDILAEMHGTLTFILIPSPHTKPPPIKENVVHVKAHFDYDPSDDPYVPCRELGLCFQKGDILHIISQDDPNWWQAYRDGDEENQPLAGLVPGKSFQQQREAMKQTIEEDKEPEKSGKLWCAKKNKKKRKKLLYNANKTDDYDNEEILTYEEMALYHQPANRKRPIALIGPPNCGQNELRQRLLSSEPDRFGGAVPHTTRNRRDGEVNGRDYHFVSRQAFEMDTAAGKFIESGEFEKNLYGTSTDSVRQLINSGKICLLCLHTQSLKVLRSSDLKPYIIFIAPPSQERLRALLAKDNKNPKPEELRDIIEKAREMEQNFGHFFDAAIVNTDQDKAYQELLRFINKLDTEPQWVPSSWLR, translated from the exons ATGCAGAACTTATCCCTCGTAAGCCTCACATCTCTTGCACACACCTTTCCACGTGAACTGCAGGTCTGCACTATGACCACGTCCTACATGAATGGCCATGTGAGTGAGTCAGAGGACAGAGCAGCAGGCACCATCGACGCCTCGGACTCATCTGGACACTGGCACAGGGAGATGGCTGTGGATTGCCCAGGTGAACTGGGCGCTCGCACCTTGGCTGTACGGCGCAGCGCCCAGCTGGAACGCATCCGCCAACAGCAGGAGGACCGCAGGAGAAGGGAAGAGGAGGGCCGTAACCGTCAAGAGCTTGAAGTCAATTCCTCCATGCGCCTGAAGAAGCTGGCGCAGAACCCTAAGGTGGGCATTGACAACCCCACCTTTGAGCCCTTGGAAGGTCCCTGCATGTTACTAGGGCAGCTGCATGGCTTCAGTGGGGCGCCACGACTACTGG ACCTGGAGGAGTTGCTGATGTCTCTGAAGCAGGTACAGCACTGTCTGGGTGATGTTCAGAGTCAGGAGGATGTGGAGCTGGTGCTGCAGCTTGTACAGAAGCCTGACTTCCAGAAGGCTTTCAACATCCACAATGCTGTGGCACTACACATGAACCGGCCAAGTCCTCCCTTTCCCCTCACAGATCATGCACAAAGCCTTGTGCATGAG GTCCAGGCCATGCTGCACAACAGCTCACAGAAAGAGAGTCTTGATCTCAGCACTTTGCTCAATAGCCCTCACATGCTG GCACTTATGCTGGCCCATGACCGTGTGGCTGAGCAGGAGATGCAGCCAGAGCCTATGGGTCTTCTTGATGGCCCATGCGAGACCCTCACACAGTGGGGAGGTGAGACGGTCAAAATTGTACGCATAGAGAAGGCCAAGGACATTCCATTG GGAGCCACAGTGAGAAATGACATGGATAGTGTGATTATTAGTCGGATTGTGAAAGGAGGGGCAGCAGAGCGCAGCGGACTGCTCCATGAAGGAGATGAGATTTTGGAGATCAATGGGGTCGAGATTCGTGGCAAAGATGTCAATGAAGTGTTTGATATCCTG GCAGAGATGCATGGCACATTGACCTTTATTCTGATTCCCAGCCCACATACTAAGCCTCCTCCCATTAAAGAGAATGTG GTTCATGTGAAAGCACATTTTGACTATGACCCTTCTGATGACCCATATGTACCATGCCGGGAGTTGGGTCTCTGCTTTCAGAAGGGGGACATTTTACACATTATCAGCCAGGATGACCCTAACTGGTGGCAGGCGTACAGAGATGGCGATGAGGAAAACCAACCTCTAGCTGGACTAGTGCCAG GTAAGAGCTTTCAGCAGCAAAGAGAAGCCATGAAACAAACAATAGAAGAAGATAAGGAGCCTGAAAAATCAG GGAAGCTGTGGTGTGCAAAAAAGAACAAGAAGAAGCGGAAGAAACTGCTGTATAATGCAAACAAGACAGATG ACTACGACAATGAGGAGATTCTTACCTATGAGGAGATGGCACTGTATCACCAGCCAGCCAATCGCAAACGCCCTATTGCTCTGATTGGTCCTCCAAACTGTGGGCAGAATGAGCTGAGACAGAGACTGCTGTCTAGTGAGCCTGACCGGTTTGGAGGTGCTGTTCCTC ACACAACACGGAACCGGAGGGATGGTGAAGTGAACGGGCGTGACTACCACTTTGTGTCACGCCAGGCCTTTGAGATGGATACTGCAGCAGGGAAGTTCATTGAGTCAGGAGAGTTTGAGAAGAACCTGTACGGCACCAGCACAGATTCTGTGCGGCAGCTTATCAATAGCGGCAAGATTTGCCTCCTATGTCTGCACACTCAG TCTTTGAAGGTATTACGCAGCTCGGACCTCAAGCCCTATATTATCTTCATTGCACCCCCCTCCCAGGAACGACTGCGCGCCCTCTTGGCAAAAGATAACAAAAACCCTAAG CCTGAGGAGCTGAGGGACATAATTGAGAAAGCAAGGGAGATGGAGCAGAACTTTGGCCACTTTTTTGATGCTGCAATTGTGAACACTGACCAAGACAAGGCTTATCAGGAGCTTTTGCGCTTCATCAACAAACTGGACACAGAGCCTCAGTGGGTTCCTTCATCTTGGCTGCGCTGA